A portion of the Oscillospiraceae bacterium genome contains these proteins:
- a CDS encoding branched-chain amino acid ABC transporter permease produces MKTNRKTIKMPVRYLMNLVLVGLLFVGLSYVTGSMLSTYQNKVLLTVGINIILAVSLNVATGYLGQLPLGHAGFMAVGAYACALFTKSSGLPKGVAFAIGLVLAWVVAGLFGVLIGIPALRLTGDYLAILTLGFGEIIRITLNNIDDVLGFKLFYGSKGLKNIPKYSNFTNVFLCVVITCFLIHAMMKSRHGRAVLAIRDNEIAAESCGIQTTYYKVMAFAFSAAFAGMAGGLYACYIGVLNPSTFGFMKSIEILVMVVLGGMGSMLGSILSATVLTILPEATRSFDSYRMVIYSLVLILMMIFRPGGLLGSYDFSLSRVVEKIMNGELFKKNKEKEGADHE; encoded by the coding sequence ATGAAAACCAACCGCAAGACCATCAAAATGCCCGTGCGCTACCTGATGAATCTGGTGCTGGTGGGGCTGCTGTTCGTGGGGCTTTCCTATGTGACCGGCAGTATGCTTTCCACCTACCAGAACAAGGTGCTGCTGACCGTGGGCATCAACATCATTCTGGCTGTTTCGCTGAACGTTGCCACCGGCTATCTGGGGCAGCTGCCGCTGGGCCACGCCGGTTTTATGGCGGTGGGTGCCTACGCCTGTGCTCTGTTCACCAAATCCTCCGGTCTTCCCAAGGGCGTGGCCTTTGCCATCGGTCTGGTGCTGGCCTGGGTGGTGGCCGGGCTGTTCGGGGTGCTCATCGGTATCCCGGCCCTGCGGCTGACCGGTGACTATCTGGCCATTCTGACCCTGGGCTTTGGCGAGATCATCCGCATTACCCTGAACAATATCGACGATGTGCTGGGCTTTAAGCTGTTCTACGGCTCCAAGGGCCTGAAGAACATTCCCAAATACTCCAACTTTACCAACGTGTTCCTGTGCGTGGTCATCACCTGCTTCCTCATCCACGCCATGATGAAGAGCCGCCACGGCCGCGCCGTGCTGGCGATCCGCGACAATGAGATCGCCGCCGAGAGCTGCGGCATCCAGACCACCTACTACAAGGTCATGGCCTTTGCCTTCTCGGCAGCCTTTGCCGGCATGGCCGGCGGCCTGTATGCCTGCTACATCGGCGTGCTGAACCCCTCCACCTTCGGCTTCATGAAGTCCATTGAGATCCTGGTCATGGTGGTCCTGGGCGGCATGGGCTCCATGCTGGGCTCCATCCTGTCCGCGACTGTGCTGACCATCCTGCCGGAGGCTACCCGCAGCTTCGACAGCTACCGCATGGTCATCTACTCACTGGTGCTGATCCTGATGATGATCTTCCGTCCGGGCGGACTGCTGGGCAGCTACGACTTCTCCCTGAGCCGCGTTGTGGAAAAGATCATGAACGGCGAACTGTTCAAGAAGAACAAGGAAAAGGAGGGTGCTGACCATGAGTGA
- a CDS encoding branched-chain amino acid ABC transporter permease has protein sequence MTVFFSQLINGLSLGSIYALIALGYSMVYGIILLLNFAHGDVIMVGAYMSWFVMNQLGLGPVTAVCATILTCTLLGVVIEKVAYTPLRNAPRISLLITAIGVSFFLEYTAELILGSGAKVIPAYYTNQTFRLGKVPLGLTSVITLAVTVLSMLGLTFLVQKTKLGKAMRAVSEDMDAARLMGINVNSTISFTFAVGSALAGIGSVLYCCSYPQATPTMGSMLGLKAFVAAVLGGIGSIPGAMIGGIAIGLCECFVSAIGLSAWKDAVTFAILIIVLLVKPTGFLGRKVQEKV, from the coding sequence ATGACAGTGTTCTTCAGCCAGCTGATCAACGGCTTGTCCCTTGGCAGCATCTATGCACTGATCGCTCTGGGCTACAGTATGGTGTACGGCATCATTCTGCTGCTGAACTTTGCCCACGGCGACGTTATCATGGTGGGCGCATATATGTCCTGGTTCGTCATGAACCAGCTGGGCCTGGGCCCGGTCACCGCTGTGTGCGCCACCATCCTTACCTGCACGCTGCTGGGTGTCGTGATCGAAAAGGTCGCCTACACCCCTCTGCGGAACGCCCCCCGGATCTCGCTGCTGATCACCGCCATTGGCGTCTCCTTCTTTCTGGAGTACACGGCAGAGCTGATCCTGGGCTCCGGTGCCAAGGTCATCCCGGCCTACTACACCAACCAGACCTTCCGGCTGGGCAAGGTGCCCCTGGGCCTTACCTCGGTCATCACCCTGGCGGTGACGGTGCTGTCCATGCTGGGCCTTACCTTTTTGGTGCAAAAGACCAAGCTGGGCAAGGCCATGCGGGCGGTGTCGGAGGATATGGACGCTGCCCGCCTGATGGGCATCAACGTCAACAGCACCATCTCCTTTACCTTTGCCGTGGGCTCGGCGCTGGCGGGCATCGGCAGCGTGCTGTACTGCTGCTCTTACCCCCAGGCTACCCCCACCATGGGCTCCATGCTGGGTCTGAAAGCCTTTGTCGCCGCTGTTTTGGGTGGCATCGGCTCTATCCCGGGCGCCATGATCGGCGGCATTGCCATCGGTCTGTGCGAGTGCTTTGTCTCGGCCATCGGCCTTTCGGCCTGGAAGGACGCGGTGACGTTTGCGATCCTGATCATCGTGCTGCTGGTCAAGCCCACAGGCTTCCTCGGCCGCAAGGTGCAGGAAAAGGTGTAA
- a CDS encoding ABC transporter substrate-binding protein: MKKVFTRRQFMAAAGVAVAAGALTACGGSSASTAGSAAGSAAASGSTIKVGVMGPLTGDASVYGQAVVNGASLYIKQVNADGGVNGKQLEVIAMDEQGDETQAVTCFTKMVDQGITALVGDVTTAPTLAVAAESADYNMPMVTASATAEAVTYDAETDTVNGNVFRACFTDPFQGVKMADYAYEKLGYKKAAVIFLKGKDYNEGLAENFAKEFEAKGGTIVDQESYSEGDVDFKTQLTSILGKNPEVVFCPNYYQEVGQILAQAESVGLTVPFLGGDGWDGLEGYATADQLKDSYFCACYAKGSSAAFEDAYKAEYGEAYPNGFAPLGYDAAMTVVYGIKAAEEQGLEAGSDEYKQAVIDAIAGGTIEGITGTFTFDEHHNPVKSTAILTYVDGKPELKEMF, encoded by the coding sequence ATGAAAAAGGTGTTCACTCGTCGTCAGTTCATGGCCGCTGCCGGTGTTGCTGTTGCAGCAGGTGCCCTGACCGCCTGCGGCGGTTCCTCCGCAAGCACTGCCGGCTCTGCTGCCGGTTCCGCTGCTGCCTCAGGCAGCACCATCAAGGTGGGCGTTATGGGCCCCCTGACCGGTGATGCTTCCGTTTACGGTCAGGCTGTTGTCAACGGTGCCAGCCTGTATATCAAGCAGGTCAATGCAGACGGCGGTGTCAACGGCAAGCAGCTGGAGGTCATCGCCATGGACGAGCAGGGCGATGAAACCCAGGCTGTCACCTGCTTTACCAAGATGGTGGATCAGGGCATCACCGCTCTGGTGGGCGATGTGACCACCGCCCCCACGCTGGCTGTTGCCGCCGAGAGCGCCGACTACAATATGCCCATGGTCACCGCTTCCGCTACCGCCGAGGCTGTCACCTACGATGCCGAGACCGACACCGTGAACGGGAACGTGTTCCGTGCCTGCTTTACCGACCCCTTCCAGGGCGTGAAGATGGCAGACTACGCCTATGAGAAGCTGGGCTACAAAAAGGCCGCCGTCATCTTCCTGAAGGGCAAGGACTACAACGAGGGTCTGGCTGAGAACTTTGCCAAGGAGTTTGAGGCAAAGGGCGGCACCATCGTGGACCAGGAGAGCTACTCTGAGGGCGATGTGGACTTCAAGACCCAGCTGACCAGCATCCTGGGCAAAAACCCCGAAGTGGTCTTCTGCCCCAACTACTATCAGGAAGTGGGCCAGATCCTGGCTCAGGCCGAGAGCGTCGGCCTGACCGTTCCCTTCCTGGGCGGCGACGGCTGGGATGGCCTGGAGGGCTATGCCACCGCCGACCAGTTGAAGGATTCCTACTTCTGCGCCTGCTACGCCAAGGGCTCCAGCGCCGCATTTGAGGATGCCTACAAGGCTGAGTACGGCGAGGCTTACCCCAACGGCTTTGCCCCCTTGGGCTACGATGCCGCCATGACCGTGGTGTACGGCATCAAGGCAGCCGAGGAGCAGGGCCTCGAGGCCGGCTCTGACGAGTACAAGCAGGCTGTCATCGACGCCATTGCCGGCGGCACCATTGAGGGCATCACCGGCACCTTTACCTTCGACGAGCACCACAACCCCGTCAAGAGCACCGCCATCCTGACCTATGTGGACGGCAAGCCCGAGCTGAAGGAAATGTTCTGA
- a CDS encoding MATE family efflux transporter, which produces MNKDLTVGKPSQVLWQFCLPMFGSIIFQQLYNIADSLVAGKFIGENALAAVGNSYEITLIFIAFAFGCNIGCSVIVSRYFGAKEYDDMKTSVYTALIGSAVLCAALMVFGLLGCRSLLELINTPEEILADSALYLDIYVLGLPFMFFYNIATGIFSALGDSKTPFYFLAVSSLSNIGVDILFVAGFHMGVAGVAWATFLCQGVSCILAMVVVFRRMKAIPAQRKTVWFSWNMLGKIAVVAIPSILQQSFISVGNIILQSVINTFGASVIAGYSAAVKLNNMVITSFTTLGNGISNYTSQNMGAGKMDRVKAGFGAGRNLVWLICVPIVILYFFFGRTLLLLFMNDPQGPAIDTGMLFLHILSPFYFVVSLKLVTDGILRGCGLMGRFMVATFTDLILRVGMAIVLSGTELGSTGIWLSWPIGWCIGTVLSIVFYATAIRKALGQPSLKKEAEDLVEELHEEAEQAVEPASETV; this is translated from the coding sequence ATGAATAAGGATCTGACGGTCGGCAAGCCGTCACAGGTGCTGTGGCAGTTCTGTCTGCCCATGTTCGGCAGCATTATCTTCCAGCAGCTGTACAACATTGCCGACAGCCTGGTGGCAGGCAAGTTCATTGGCGAAAACGCCCTGGCTGCCGTGGGCAACAGCTACGAGATCACCCTGATCTTCATTGCCTTTGCATTCGGCTGCAACATTGGCTGCTCGGTCATCGTGTCGCGCTACTTTGGTGCCAAGGAATACGATGACATGAAAACCTCGGTGTACACGGCCCTCATCGGCTCGGCAGTGCTGTGTGCAGCGCTGATGGTGTTCGGCCTGCTGGGCTGCCGCAGCCTGCTGGAGCTCATCAACACCCCGGAGGAGATCCTGGCGGACTCGGCCCTGTATCTGGACATCTACGTTCTGGGCCTGCCTTTCATGTTCTTCTACAACATTGCCACCGGCATCTTCTCGGCGCTGGGTGACAGCAAGACGCCGTTCTACTTCCTGGCCGTCTCGTCTCTGTCCAACATCGGCGTGGACATCCTGTTCGTGGCCGGGTTCCACATGGGTGTGGCCGGTGTGGCCTGGGCGACCTTCCTGTGCCAGGGTGTGAGCTGCATCCTGGCCATGGTGGTGGTGTTCCGCCGCATGAAGGCCATCCCCGCACAGCGCAAGACGGTGTGGTTCTCCTGGAATATGCTGGGCAAGATCGCCGTGGTGGCCATCCCCAGCATCCTGCAGCAGAGCTTCATCTCGGTGGGCAACATCATCCTGCAGAGCGTCATCAACACCTTTGGTGCCAGCGTCATTGCAGGCTACTCTGCCGCCGTCAAGCTGAACAACATGGTCATCACCTCCTTCACCACCCTGGGCAACGGCATTTCCAACTACACCTCCCAGAACATGGGGGCCGGCAAGATGGACCGCGTCAAGGCGGGCTTTGGTGCGGGCCGCAATCTGGTGTGGCTCATTTGTGTGCCCATCGTCATCCTGTACTTCTTCTTCGGCCGCACGCTGCTGCTGCTGTTCATGAATGACCCGCAGGGCCCGGCCATCGACACTGGCATGCTGTTCCTGCACATCCTTTCGCCCTTCTACTTTGTGGTGTCCCTCAAGCTGGTCACCGACGGCATCCTGCGCGGCTGCGGTCTGATGGGCCGCTTCATGGTGGCCACCTTCACCGACCTGATCCTGCGCGTGGGCATGGCCATCGTGCTCAGCGGCACCGAGCTGGGCAGCACCGGCATCTGGCTGTCCTGGCCCATCGGCTGGTGCATCGGCACGGTACTGTCCATCGTGTTCTATGCAACGGCCATCCGTAAGGCGCTGGGCCAGCCTTCGCTGAAAAAAGAGGCAGAAGATCTGGTGGAAGAACTCCACGAAGAGGCCGAGCAGGCTGTAGAACCGGCCTCTGAGACGGTGTAA
- the eno gene encoding phosphopyruvate hydratase: protein MNYLEIESVVGREILDSRGNPTVEAEITLADGTVARGCAPSGASTGEFEALELRDGDKGRYLGKGVTKAVENINTVIADAVVGMDASDIYAIDAAMIKADGTKDKSNLGANAILAVSIAACRAAAASLDMPLYRFLGGVNGNRLPVPMMNILNGGAHATNTVDTQEFMIMPVGAPSFKEALRWCAEVFHALASILKAKGLATSVGDEGGFAPNLSSDEETIETILAAIEKAGYVPGKDFMLAMDAASSEWKSPKGKGFYKLPKAGTEFTSSELIAHWKSLVEKYPIISIEDGLDEEDWEGWQEMTRELGGKVQLVGDDLFVTNTERLAKGIQLGAGNAILIKLNQIGSVSETLEAIKMAHKAGYTAISSHRSGETEDTTIADLAVALNTCQIKTGAPSRTERVAKYNQLLRIEEQLGGSAVYPGMAAFNMKR, encoded by the coding sequence ATGAACTATCTGGAAATTGAATCCGTTGTAGGCCGCGAGATCCTGGACTCCCGCGGCAACCCCACCGTAGAAGCCGAGATCACGCTGGCCGACGGCACTGTGGCCCGCGGCTGCGCTCCTTCCGGCGCATCCACCGGCGAGTTTGAGGCGCTGGAGCTGCGCGACGGCGACAAGGGCCGCTACCTGGGCAAGGGCGTGACCAAGGCCGTGGAGAACATCAACACCGTGATCGCCGACGCTGTGGTGGGCATGGATGCTTCCGACATCTACGCCATCGACGCCGCTATGATCAAGGCCGACGGCACCAAGGACAAGTCCAACCTGGGCGCAAACGCCATTCTGGCCGTGTCCATTGCCGCCTGCCGCGCCGCTGCCGCTTCGCTGGACATGCCCCTGTATCGCTTCCTGGGCGGCGTGAACGGCAACCGCCTGCCCGTGCCCATGATGAACATTCTGAACGGCGGTGCCCACGCCACCAACACCGTGGACACCCAGGAGTTCATGATCATGCCGGTGGGCGCCCCTTCCTTCAAGGAGGCCCTGCGCTGGTGTGCCGAGGTGTTCCATGCCCTGGCTTCCATCCTGAAGGCCAAGGGTCTGGCCACCTCTGTGGGCGATGAAGGCGGCTTTGCCCCCAACCTGTCCAGCGATGAGGAGACCATCGAGACCATTCTGGCCGCCATTGAGAAGGCCGGCTATGTGCCCGGCAAGGACTTCATGCTGGCCATGGACGCTGCTTCCTCCGAGTGGAAGAGCCCCAAGGGCAAGGGCTTCTACAAGCTGCCCAAGGCCGGCACCGAGTTCACCTCCAGCGAGCTGATCGCCCACTGGAAGAGCCTGGTGGAGAAGTACCCCATCATCTCCATCGAGGATGGTCTGGACGAAGAGGACTGGGAGGGCTGGCAGGAGATGACCCGCGAGCTGGGCGGCAAGGTCCAGCTGGTGGGCGATGACCTGTTCGTCACCAACACCGAGCGTCTGGCCAAGGGCATCCAGCTGGGTGCCGGCAATGCCATCCTGATCAAGCTGAACCAGATCGGCTCCGTATCTGAGACGCTGGAGGCCATCAAGATGGCCCACAAGGCCGGTTACACCGCCATCAGCTCTCACCGCTCCGGCGAGACCGAGGACACCACCATTGCCGACCTGGCCGTTGCCCTGAACACCTGCCAGATCAAGACCGGTGCCCCCAGCCGCACCGAGCGCGTGGCCAAGTACAACCAGCTGCTGCGCATCGAGGAGCAGCTGGGCGGCAGCGCCGTGTACCCCGGCATGGCAGCCTTCAACATGAAGCGCTGA
- the cysS gene encoding cysteine--tRNA ligase, which translates to MQIFNTLTRQKEEFVPQVPGEYRIYVCGPTVYNYIHIGNARPLIVFDTLRRYLEYRGNKVIYVSNITDIDDKLIKKGQEEGTSMKEVAQRFEAEYLKDAEGLNCKKPTVQPRATEHIQQILDIVKDLIDSGHAYVAKNGDVYFRVKSDPSYGKLSHLKLDDLESGNRELRSQMDDDLKEDPADFAVWKAAKPGEPAWESPYGMGRPGWHIECSAMSRTHLGKTIDLHCGGQDLIFPHHENEIAQSECANGCEFARYWMHNGFINVDNQKMSKSLHNFFTVRDVANVYGYEPIRYFMLTAGYRMPLNYTVDLIESCKNSLERLYTCRENLDFTLSKGNFGTDESLKEKAAEAKQKFCTAMDDDLNTPDALAAVFDLVKDINTLSASSSKEALETAAAAFDEITGVLGLLYNRKKDEVPAEVTALVEKRAAAKKAKDWATADAIRAELTAMGWAVKDTAQGPQLSKL; encoded by the coding sequence ATGCAGATTTTCAACACCCTGACCCGTCAGAAGGAAGAATTTGTGCCGCAGGTGCCGGGCGAGTACCGCATCTACGTCTGCGGCCCGACGGTTTACAACTACATCCACATCGGCAACGCCCGCCCGCTGATCGTGTTCGATACCCTGCGCCGTTATCTGGAGTACCGCGGCAACAAGGTGATCTACGTTTCCAACATCACCGACATTGACGACAAGCTCATCAAGAAAGGGCAGGAAGAGGGCACCTCCATGAAGGAGGTCGCCCAGCGCTTCGAGGCCGAGTACCTCAAGGACGCCGAGGGCCTGAACTGCAAGAAGCCCACGGTCCAGCCCCGCGCCACCGAGCACATCCAGCAGATCCTGGACATCGTGAAGGACCTGATCGACTCCGGCCATGCCTACGTTGCCAAAAACGGCGACGTGTACTTCCGGGTCAAGAGCGATCCCAGCTACGGCAAACTGAGCCACCTGAAGCTGGACGATCTGGAGAGCGGCAACCGGGAGCTGCGCAGCCAGATGGACGACGATCTGAAAGAGGACCCCGCCGACTTTGCCGTGTGGAAGGCTGCCAAGCCCGGCGAACCTGCCTGGGAGAGCCCCTACGGCATGGGCCGCCCCGGCTGGCACATCGAGTGCAGCGCCATGAGCCGCACCCATCTGGGCAAGACCATCGACCTGCACTGCGGCGGTCAGGACCTGATCTTCCCCCACCACGAAAACGAGATCGCGCAGAGCGAGTGCGCCAACGGCTGCGAGTTTGCCCGCTACTGGATGCACAACGGCTTCATCAACGTGGACAATCAGAAGATGTCCAAGAGCCTGCACAATTTCTTTACCGTGCGGGACGTGGCCAACGTTTACGGCTATGAGCCCATCCGCTACTTCATGCTGACTGCCGGTTACCGGATGCCGCTGAACTACACGGTGGACCTGATCGAGAGCTGTAAGAACAGCCTGGAGCGCCTGTACACCTGCCGCGAGAATCTGGACTTTACCCTGAGCAAGGGCAATTTCGGCACCGACGAGAGCCTGAAGGAGAAGGCCGCCGAGGCAAAGCAGAAGTTCTGCACCGCCATGGACGACGACCTGAACACTCCGGACGCCCTGGCTGCCGTGTTTGACCTGGTGAAGGACATCAACACCCTGTCCGCCTCTTCCAGCAAGGAAGCACTGGAGACCGCTGCCGCCGCCTTTGACGAGATCACCGGCGTGCTGGGTCTGCTGTACAACCGGAAAAAGGACGAGGTGCCCGCCGAGGTGACCGCGCTGGTGGAAAAGCGTGCCGCCGCCAAGAAGGCCAAGGACTGGGCCACCGCCGACGCCATCCGCGCCGAGCTGACCGCCATGGGCTGGGCCGTCAAGGACACTGCCCAGGGCCCGCAGCTGAGCAAGCTGTAA
- a CDS encoding DegV family protein, whose amino-acid sequence MFDIITDSACDLTLDTAKQLGVEVVPFYVSLDGEHYRKEGKEITVRDFYQFMVDNPAAYPKTSLASIEDFETAFRAHAAAGRDVLCLVFTGKMSGCVGSARNARELVLEDYPDARIEVMDSTAATVTEAVMVENAVAMRDAGCSLDETVTWLEAEKVTNQIFFTVGNLDYLIKGGRIGKVTGRAANMLGIKPMILFKDGEIFSGGVARGRQKSFEKALEQLMNYLAAHGGTPDDYRITVGYGYDADEGKRLWMQTRAALRAKYPGAQCEVGLLQIGCTIAVHTGPYALGMGVMRRWKKQG is encoded by the coding sequence ATGTTTGATATCATTACCGACAGCGCCTGCGACCTGACGCTGGACACTGCAAAGCAGCTGGGCGTGGAGGTCGTGCCCTTCTACGTTTCGCTGGATGGCGAACACTACCGCAAAGAGGGCAAGGAGATCACCGTGCGGGACTTCTACCAGTTCATGGTGGACAACCCGGCGGCATACCCCAAGACCAGCCTTGCCTCCATCGAGGACTTTGAAACGGCCTTCCGGGCCCATGCCGCGGCAGGCCGGGATGTGCTGTGTCTGGTGTTCACCGGCAAGATGAGCGGCTGCGTGGGCAGCGCCCGCAATGCCCGGGAACTGGTGCTGGAGGACTACCCCGATGCCCGCATTGAGGTGATGGACAGCACGGCGGCCACGGTCACCGAAGCCGTCATGGTGGAAAATGCTGTGGCCATGCGGGATGCCGGCTGCTCGCTGGATGAGACGGTGACCTGGCTGGAAGCCGAAAAGGTGACCAACCAGATCTTCTTCACAGTGGGCAATCTGGACTACCTGATCAAGGGCGGACGCATCGGCAAGGTGACCGGACGGGCCGCCAACATGCTGGGCATCAAGCCCATGATCCTGTTCAAGGATGGCGAGATCTTTTCCGGCGGCGTGGCCCGCGGCCGGCAGAAGAGCTTTGAAAAGGCGCTGGAGCAGCTGATGAACTATCTGGCTGCCCACGGCGGCACGCCTGACGACTACCGCATCACGGTGGGCTATGGCTATGACGCCGACGAGGGCAAGCGCCTGTGGATGCAGACCCGTGCCGCCCTGCGTGCCAAGTACCCCGGTGCACAGTGTGAGGTGGGCCTGCTGCAGATCGGCTGCACCATTGCGGTGCACACCGGCCCCTATGCGCTGGGCATGGGTGTGATGCGCCGCTGGAAAAAGCAGGGCTGA
- a CDS encoding adenylosuccinate synthase has protein sequence MLTAITGINWGDEGKGRMVDLISQEYDIVARYQGGNNAGHTVKNERGKFVLNLLPSGILRPNVVCVMGNGMVIDPHHLDGEINKLREQGIDISPANLKISDRATITMPYHVAEDGLEEARLAKTGAQFGSTKRGIAYAYGDKYMKKTLRMGDLLHLDDAVKKRLITMVDAKNLVMEGSYNADPISVDEMWAWLEKYAAIFKDYICDVGQYLADADAAGKKVLFEAQLGALRDIDFGIYPYTTSSNVIGAYAPIGAGIPGHKLHNSIGVMKAYSSCVGDGPFTAELAMTEEEKHALREAGHEYGAATGRPRRVGPIDLVASRYGVFCQGCDEVALTLLDVLDYMDKIPMVTAYKLSDGTTTTRFPMGEALDTAQPVVEYLPGWHCDITAARKWEDLPKEAQAYVEYLEKAVGCKITYISVGAEREAYVHHV, from the coding sequence ATGCTTACTGCAATTACGGGTATCAACTGGGGCGATGAGGGCAAGGGCCGCATGGTCGACCTGATCAGCCAGGAGTATGACATCGTTGCACGTTATCAGGGCGGCAACAACGCTGGCCATACGGTCAAGAACGAGCGCGGCAAGTTCGTGCTGAACCTGCTGCCCTCCGGCATCCTGCGCCCGAACGTCGTCTGCGTCATGGGCAACGGTATGGTCATCGACCCGCATCATCTGGACGGCGAGATCAACAAGCTGCGCGAGCAGGGCATTGACATCAGCCCCGCCAACCTGAAGATCTCCGACCGTGCAACCATCACCATGCCGTATCATGTGGCAGAGGACGGCCTGGAAGAGGCCCGTCTGGCCAAGACCGGCGCACAGTTCGGTTCCACCAAGCGCGGCATCGCCTACGCTTACGGCGACAAGTACATGAAAAAGACCCTGCGCATGGGCGACCTGCTGCACCTGGACGACGCTGTGAAGAAGCGCCTGATCACCATGGTGGACGCCAAGAACCTGGTGATGGAGGGCAGCTACAACGCCGACCCCATCAGCGTGGACGAGATGTGGGCATGGCTGGAGAAGTATGCCGCCATCTTCAAGGATTACATCTGCGATGTGGGCCAGTACCTGGCCGATGCAGACGCTGCCGGCAAGAAGGTGCTGTTTGAGGCACAGCTGGGCGCTCTGCGCGACATCGACTTCGGCATCTACCCCTACACCACTTCTTCCAACGTCATCGGTGCTTATGCTCCCATCGGCGCAGGCATCCCGGGCCACAAGCTGCACAACTCCATCGGTGTCATGAAGGCTTACTCCTCCTGCGTGGGTGACGGCCCCTTTACCGCAGAGCTGGCCATGACCGAGGAAGAGAAGCACGCTCTGCGTGAGGCAGGCCACGAGTATGGCGCTGCCACCGGCCGTCCCCGCCGCGTGGGCCCCATCGACCTGGTGGCAAGCCGCTACGGCGTGTTCTGCCAGGGCTGCGACGAGGTCGCCCTGACCCTGCTGGATGTGCTGGACTACATGGACAAGATCCCCATGGTCACTGCTTACAAGCTGAGCGACGGCACCACTACCACCCGCTTCCCCATGGGCGAGGCACTGGACACCGCACAGCCCGTGGTGGAGTACCTGCCCGGCTGGCACTGCGACATCACCGCAGCCCGCAAGTGGGAGGACCTGCCCAAGGAGGCGCAGGCTTACGTTGAGTACCTGGAAAAGGCCGTGGGCTGCAAGATCACCTACATCTCCGTGGGTGCCGAGCGTGAGGCTTACGTCCACCACGTCTGA
- a CDS encoding DUF896 domain-containing protein gives MTQEKIARINELAHKSKTTGLTDAEKAEQQTLRQEYLADVKASLRAQLDRTSIQEPDGTIHKVTRRTDAKKPRS, from the coding sequence ATGACCCAGGAAAAGATCGCCCGCATCAACGAGCTGGCGCACAAGAGCAAGACCACCGGCCTGACCGATGCCGAAAAGGCCGAGCAGCAGACCCTGCGGCAGGAGTATCTGGCCGATGTCAAGGCCAGCCTGCGCGCCCAGCTGGACCGCACGTCCATCCAGGAGCCGGACGGCACCATCCACAAGGTGACCCGCCGCACGGACGCAAAAAAGCCCCGCAGCTGA
- a CDS encoding epoxyqueuosine reductase QueH, with the protein MISMATQLNFAQQMDAVLKTLGDARPRLLLHACCGPCSSAVLEQLCQYFDITVLYYNPNTWPAEEYHRRGEELKKFVAAAHPLGVTVVEDTYDPQEFYTAVQGLEAEPERGGRCTVCYRLRMRRAAQYAAEHGFDWFTTTLSISPHKDAKRINAIGQELEAEFGVKHLPSDFKKHNGYLRSLQLSEEYGLYRQDYCGCEFSAKARGIEKY; encoded by the coding sequence ATGATATCAATGGCAACTCAATTGAATTTTGCACAGCAGATGGACGCCGTGTTGAAAACTCTGGGCGACGCCCGGCCCCGGCTGCTGCTGCACGCCTGCTGCGGCCCCTGCTCCAGCGCGGTGCTGGAGCAGCTGTGCCAATATTTTGACATCACGGTGCTGTACTACAACCCCAACACCTGGCCGGCGGAGGAATACCACCGCCGGGGCGAGGAGCTGAAAAAGTTTGTGGCCGCCGCCCACCCGCTGGGGGTGACCGTGGTGGAGGACACCTACGACCCACAGGAGTTCTACACCGCTGTGCAGGGGCTGGAAGCCGAGCCGGAGCGCGGCGGCCGCTGCACGGTCTGCTACCGGCTGCGGATGCGCCGGGCGGCACAGTACGCCGCCGAGCACGGCTTCGACTGGTTCACCACCACCCTGTCCATCAGCCCCCACAAGGACGCCAAACGCATCAATGCCATCGGGCAGGAGCTGGAAGCGGAGTTCGGCGTGAAGCACCTGCCCTCGGACTTCAAAAAGCACAACGGCTATCTGCGCAGTCTGCAGCTTTCGGAGGAATATGGCCTGTACCGGCAGGATTACTGCGGGTGCGAGTTCAGCGCAAAGGCCAGAGGAATCGAAAAGTACTGA